One stretch of Burkholderia oklahomensis C6786 DNA includes these proteins:
- a CDS encoding EscC/YscC/HrcC family type III secretion system outer membrane ring protein, whose translation MKRSLHGARALAAATLAASASAWAAPMPTHGAAPFFLATRGAKLADVLRDLGANYRVPVIVSEQVDGAFIGTLDGGPPDAALDRLARLYQLAWYYDGQTLYVYRAREVSTRLIALDYLPSATLIEQLRAARLLDPQQCRVQAIPQSNAIEAYGVPVCLERIAQFAKRLDQQAINREQNQESVRFFPLKYATATDTSYSYRSQQVIVPGVVSVLRELAQGRALPLKDSRGQQPASDRLLPMFAADARQNAVIVRDKRANMNLYGDLIAQLDRKPKLVEISVAIIDINAEDLGALGVDWSASARIGGGSVSFNSGGQPDAGSFSTVIANTGSFMVQLSALQQNSKARILSRPSIVTLDNMQAVLDRNITFYTKVSAERVAKLESISTGSLLRVTPRIIGDAGRQEVMLTLVVQDGRQTSPLSQQEPLPQTLSSEIATHSLLKEGEALLLGGFVQDELSEGERKIPLLGDIPFLGRLFKTTRQSQRHTVRLFLIKADPWQQT comes from the coding sequence ATGAAGCGCTCGCTTCACGGCGCGCGCGCGCTTGCCGCCGCGACGCTCGCCGCGAGCGCGTCCGCGTGGGCCGCGCCGATGCCGACGCACGGCGCGGCGCCGTTCTTTCTCGCGACGCGCGGCGCGAAGCTCGCCGACGTGCTGCGCGATCTCGGCGCGAACTACCGGGTGCCCGTCATCGTCAGCGAGCAGGTGGACGGCGCGTTCATCGGCACGCTCGACGGCGGCCCGCCCGACGCCGCGCTCGATCGTCTCGCGCGCCTCTACCAGCTCGCGTGGTATTACGACGGGCAGACGCTCTACGTGTATCGCGCGCGGGAGGTGTCGACCCGGCTGATCGCGCTCGACTATCTGCCGTCCGCGACGCTGATCGAGCAGCTGCGCGCGGCGAGGCTGCTCGATCCGCAGCAATGCCGCGTGCAGGCGATTCCGCAGTCGAACGCGATCGAAGCGTACGGCGTGCCCGTCTGCCTCGAGCGCATCGCGCAATTCGCGAAGCGCCTCGATCAGCAGGCGATCAATCGCGAGCAGAACCAGGAATCGGTGCGCTTCTTTCCGCTCAAGTACGCGACGGCCACCGATACGTCGTACAGCTATCGATCGCAGCAGGTGATCGTGCCGGGAGTCGTGTCGGTGCTGCGCGAGCTGGCGCAGGGCCGCGCGCTGCCGCTCAAGGACAGCCGGGGGCAGCAGCCAGCGAGCGACCGGCTGCTGCCGATGTTCGCCGCCGACGCGCGGCAGAACGCGGTGATCGTCCGCGACAAGCGCGCGAACATGAACCTCTACGGCGATCTGATCGCGCAGCTCGATCGCAAGCCGAAGCTCGTCGAGATCTCGGTCGCGATCATCGACATCAATGCGGAGGATCTCGGCGCGCTCGGCGTCGACTGGTCGGCGTCCGCGCGGATCGGCGGCGGCTCGGTCAGCTTCAACAGCGGCGGCCAGCCCGACGCGGGCAGCTTCTCGACGGTGATCGCGAACACCGGCAGCTTCATGGTGCAGCTCTCCGCGCTGCAGCAGAACTCGAAGGCGCGCATCCTGTCGCGCCCGTCGATCGTCACGCTCGACAACATGCAGGCGGTGCTCGATCGCAACATCACGTTCTATACGAAAGTGAGCGCCGAGCGCGTCGCGAAGCTCGAATCGATTTCGACGGGCTCGCTGCTGCGCGTGACGCCGCGCATCATCGGCGACGCGGGCCGGCAGGAGGTCATGCTGACGCTCGTCGTGCAGGACGGCCGCCAGACGAGCCCGCTCAGCCAGCAGGAGCCGCTGCCGCAGACGCTCAGCTCCGAAATCGCGACGCATTCGCTGCTGAAGGAAGGCGAGGCGCTGCTGCTCGGCGGCTTCGTGCAGGACGAGCTGAGCGAAGGCGAGCGCAAGATTCCGCTGCTCGGCGACATCCCGTTTCTCGGGCGCCTGTTCAAGACGACGCGCCAGAGCCAGCGGCATACGGTCCGGCTGTTCCTGATCAAGGCGGATCCCTGGCAGCAGACATGA
- the sctD gene encoding type III secretion system inner membrane ring subunit SctD, producing the protein MHKLKWLNGPLAGLEFDLPAGATQIGGDDADVALPLEGDARAVLTSGEDGVRVSADAGVWVDGGPWDAGDALPFDRAIDVAGVAFVLGGSGDALPARPVPERRRAARRSTREIACWSGAALSIAAIVAGLALLLWRPPQPARFDVDAWLAQQLRAPALRGLHAQRAADGSVVVSGLCASSQDVGRLRARLGEHGVAMRDESFCADALRENVRNVLALNGYRDVDIRSDATLDSVEIRGPIVADAAWQRVVAQLQMLRGLRAWRVVNDRALWFDRLCGTLTGRVPLDGLNIVMSGKTLIVSGAADPAHAPALADAIAEFNRSSRDGFVATWQDVPSLQTASAYLPAPVVTVGGHAGAIYVVLANGMRLQLGGVLPNGYAIVRLTRRAMSLRKDQRLVSVPLDV; encoded by the coding sequence ATGCACAAGCTCAAATGGCTGAACGGACCGCTCGCCGGGCTCGAGTTCGATTTGCCCGCGGGCGCGACGCAAATCGGCGGCGACGACGCGGACGTCGCGCTGCCGCTCGAAGGCGATGCGCGCGCGGTGCTGACGAGCGGCGAAGACGGCGTGCGCGTGTCGGCCGACGCGGGCGTGTGGGTCGACGGCGGGCCGTGGGACGCGGGCGATGCATTGCCGTTCGATCGCGCGATCGACGTCGCGGGCGTCGCGTTCGTGCTCGGCGGCAGCGGCGATGCGCTGCCCGCGCGGCCGGTGCCCGAGCGGCGGCGCGCGGCGCGGCGCTCGACGCGCGAGATCGCGTGCTGGAGCGGCGCGGCGCTTTCGATCGCCGCGATCGTCGCCGGGCTTGCGTTGCTGCTGTGGCGGCCGCCTCAGCCCGCGCGCTTCGATGTCGACGCGTGGCTCGCGCAGCAGCTTCGAGCGCCGGCGCTGCGCGGGCTGCACGCGCAGCGCGCGGCGGACGGCTCGGTCGTCGTGAGCGGACTGTGCGCGTCGTCGCAGGATGTCGGGCGGCTGCGGGCGCGGCTGGGCGAGCATGGCGTCGCGATGCGCGACGAGAGCTTCTGCGCGGACGCGCTGCGCGAGAACGTGCGCAACGTGCTCGCGCTGAACGGCTATCGGGATGTCGACATACGCAGCGACGCGACGCTCGACAGCGTCGAGATCCGCGGGCCGATCGTCGCCGATGCGGCGTGGCAGCGCGTCGTCGCGCAGCTTCAGATGCTGCGCGGCCTGCGCGCGTGGCGCGTGGTCAACGACCGCGCGCTGTGGTTCGACCGGCTGTGCGGCACGTTGACGGGCCGCGTGCCGCTCGACGGCCTGAACATCGTGATGTCGGGCAAGACGCTGATCGTCAGCGGCGCGGCCGATCCGGCGCACGCGCCGGCGCTGGCGGATGCGATCGCCGAATTCAACCGATCGAGCCGCGACGGCTTCGTCGCGACGTGGCAGGACGTGCCGTCGCTGCAGACGGCGAGCGCGTACCTGCCCGCGCCCGTCGTGACGGTCGGCGGCCATGCGGGCGCGATCTACGTCGTGCTCGCGAACGGCATGCGTCTGCAACTGGGCGGCGTGCTGCCGAACGGCTATGCGATCGTGCGCCTGACGCGCCGCGCGATGAGCCTGCGCAAGGATCAGCGCCTCGTGTCGGTGCCGCTCGACGTGTGA
- a CDS encoding EscN/YscN/HrcN family type III secretion system ATPase: protein MRPLDRARVAALVDARLAPRGVAPDAGVRFGRVVEIGPTLVRATLPGVGFGDLCRLEPSGIDAEVVAVDGDAALLSPFAEPRGIAAGSAVRALGRPHRIAVGDFLLGRVVDGVGRPLDDGPAIPDDATRIDLDRAAPDPLARTVIDTPLPLGVRAIDGVLTCGRGQRIGIFAAAGGGKSTLLGMICDGSLADVTVLALIGERGREVREFLERTLTPQARARAVVVVSTSDRPALERLKAAYTATAIAEHFRDQGGDVLLMMDSLTRFARAAREIGLAAGEKPAAGSYPPSFFARLPRLLERAGPAATGSITGLYTVLVEGDDMNEPVADEVRSILDGHIVLSRKLAQANHYPAIDVGASVSRVMAQIVDARHLALAARLRRLDAVYRDIELLVRVGEYQPGRDPEADDALARRDAIRRFLCQPVTEKNTFEQTIDQLWTTVDGQR from the coding sequence ATGCGGCCGCTTGATCGTGCGCGCGTCGCCGCGCTCGTCGATGCACGGCTCGCGCCGCGCGGCGTCGCGCCCGATGCCGGCGTCCGCTTCGGCCGCGTCGTCGAAATCGGGCCGACGCTCGTGCGCGCGACGCTGCCGGGCGTCGGCTTCGGCGATCTGTGCCGGCTCGAGCCGAGCGGCATCGACGCCGAAGTCGTCGCGGTCGACGGCGACGCGGCGCTGCTGTCGCCGTTCGCCGAGCCGCGCGGCATCGCGGCGGGCAGCGCGGTGCGCGCGCTCGGGCGGCCGCACCGGATCGCGGTCGGCGATTTTCTGCTCGGGCGCGTCGTCGACGGCGTCGGCCGGCCGCTCGACGACGGCCCCGCGATTCCCGACGATGCGACGCGCATCGACCTCGATCGCGCGGCGCCCGATCCGCTCGCGCGCACCGTCATCGACACGCCGCTGCCGCTCGGCGTGCGCGCGATCGACGGCGTGCTCACGTGCGGGCGCGGCCAGCGGATCGGCATCTTCGCGGCGGCGGGCGGCGGCAAGAGCACGCTGCTCGGGATGATCTGCGACGGCAGCCTCGCCGACGTCACCGTGCTCGCGCTGATCGGCGAGCGCGGCCGCGAGGTGCGCGAGTTTCTCGAACGCACGCTGACGCCGCAGGCGCGCGCACGGGCGGTCGTCGTCGTGTCGACGTCCGATCGCCCCGCGCTCGAGCGGCTGAAGGCGGCGTACACGGCGACCGCGATCGCCGAGCACTTCCGCGACCAGGGCGGCGACGTGCTGCTGATGATGGATTCGCTGACGCGCTTCGCGCGCGCGGCGCGCGAGATCGGCCTCGCGGCCGGCGAAAAGCCCGCGGCCGGCAGCTATCCGCCGAGCTTCTTCGCGCGGCTGCCGCGCCTCCTCGAGCGCGCGGGGCCGGCGGCAACGGGCAGCATCACGGGGCTCTACACGGTGCTCGTCGAAGGCGACGACATGAACGAGCCCGTCGCCGACGAAGTCCGGTCGATCCTCGACGGCCACATCGTGCTGTCGCGCAAGCTCGCGCAGGCGAACCACTATCCGGCGATCGACGTCGGCGCGAGCGTGAGCCGCGTGATGGCCCAGATCGTCGATGCGCGCCACCTGGCGCTCGCCGCGCGGCTTCGGCGGCTCGACGCCGTCTATCGCGACATCGAGCTGCTCGTGCGGGTCGGCGAATATCAGCCCGGACGCGATCCGGAAGCCGACGACGCGCTCGCGCGCCGCGACGCGATCCGCCGCTTCCTGTGCCAGCCGGTGACGGAGAAGAACACTTTTGAACAGACGATCGATCAGTTATGGACAACGGTGGACGGTCAACGCTGA
- a CDS encoding EscV/YscV/HrcV family type III secretion system export apparatus protein, with protein MKRLAPWLARAAGRQDIVLAVMLLVAVFMMIVPLPTSLVDLMIAFNLMVSIILLMMSLYIRDPLEFSVFPSLLLITTLYRLALTISTTRLILLQADAGEIVYTFGSFAVGGNLGVGLIVFVIITIVQFIVITKGSERVAEVSARFSLDAMPGKQMSIDGDMRAGTIDANEARRLRGLVQKESQLYGAMDGAMKFVKGDAIAGIIIILVNILGGTAVGVFMHGMSASEAMSTYAILSIGDGLIGQIPALLISITAGIIVTRVPGDTRQPLAADLTEQIGKQPQALWLAAAVLLVFALLPGFPVVYFVALAAFVFGCAWHLRRRAKRGAAAPGIGAAAHGGAAPAGALAGHAGGQAGFAMTPGAIPLMIRHGESAVRPSKLAEALDALRAHKFEQLGLPLPEIHLQADAGLAADAVQILLYQEPVVTLAMPANEWLADARGASVAQRVRVEPLPFAQLQLQWIDPAHADALAALGVTVHRDEARVAHCVSLVIDRHAAQFIGVQETRFLMDAMESRYAELVKEVQRQMPIGRIADVLQRLVDERVSVRDLRGIFEALVEWAPREKDPVMLAEYVRVALRRHIATRHRAGQPWINCWMIGDRIESMVRESIRQTAAGSYSSLAPEHTHAIVARLKSALADADLRRTVLVTAIDVRRFVRKMVEREFGELPVLSFQEIGDEAELRVIGTADLIGELADAAA; from the coding sequence ATGAAACGGCTCGCGCCGTGGCTCGCGCGCGCCGCGGGCCGTCAGGACATCGTGCTCGCGGTGATGCTGCTCGTCGCGGTGTTCATGATGATCGTGCCGCTGCCGACGAGCCTCGTCGACCTGATGATCGCGTTCAACCTGATGGTGTCGATCATCCTGCTGATGATGTCGCTGTACATCCGCGATCCGCTCGAGTTCTCGGTGTTCCCTTCGCTGCTGCTGATCACGACGCTGTACCGGCTCGCGCTGACGATCAGCACGACGCGGCTCATCCTGCTGCAGGCGGACGCGGGCGAGATCGTCTACACGTTCGGCAGCTTCGCGGTCGGCGGCAATCTCGGCGTCGGCCTGATCGTGTTCGTGATCATCACGATCGTCCAGTTCATCGTCATCACGAAGGGCTCCGAACGCGTCGCCGAGGTGAGCGCGCGTTTCTCGCTCGACGCCATGCCCGGCAAGCAGATGAGCATCGACGGCGACATGCGCGCCGGCACCATCGACGCGAACGAAGCGCGCCGGCTGCGCGGCCTCGTGCAGAAGGAGAGCCAGCTCTACGGCGCGATGGACGGCGCGATGAAGTTCGTCAAGGGCGACGCGATCGCCGGCATCATCATCATCCTCGTCAACATCCTGGGCGGCACCGCGGTCGGCGTGTTCATGCACGGGATGAGCGCGAGCGAGGCGATGTCGACGTACGCGATCCTGTCGATCGGCGACGGTCTCATCGGCCAGATTCCCGCGCTGCTGATCTCGATCACCGCGGGCATCATCGTCACGCGCGTGCCGGGCGACACGCGCCAGCCGCTCGCCGCCGATCTCACCGAGCAGATCGGCAAGCAGCCGCAGGCGCTCTGGCTCGCCGCGGCGGTGCTGCTCGTGTTCGCGCTGCTGCCCGGCTTTCCGGTCGTCTACTTCGTCGCGCTCGCCGCGTTCGTGTTCGGCTGCGCGTGGCATCTGCGCCGGCGCGCGAAGCGCGGCGCGGCCGCGCCGGGCATCGGCGCCGCGGCGCACGGCGGGGCCGCGCCGGCGGGCGCGCTCGCGGGCCACGCGGGCGGCCAGGCGGGCTTCGCGATGACGCCGGGCGCGATCCCGCTGATGATCCGCCACGGCGAATCGGCCGTGCGGCCGTCGAAGCTCGCCGAAGCGCTCGACGCGCTGCGCGCGCACAAGTTCGAGCAGCTCGGCCTGCCGCTGCCCGAGATCCACTTGCAGGCGGACGCGGGGCTCGCCGCCGACGCCGTGCAGATCCTGCTCTATCAGGAGCCCGTCGTCACGCTCGCGATGCCGGCGAACGAATGGCTCGCCGACGCGCGCGGCGCGAGCGTCGCGCAGCGCGTGCGCGTCGAGCCGCTGCCGTTCGCGCAGCTGCAGCTTCAATGGATCGACCCCGCGCACGCGGACGCGCTCGCCGCGCTCGGCGTGACCGTCCATCGCGACGAGGCGCGCGTCGCGCACTGCGTGTCGCTCGTCATCGACCGGCACGCCGCGCAGTTCATCGGCGTGCAGGAGACCCGCTTCCTGATGGACGCGATGGAATCGCGCTATGCGGAGCTCGTGAAGGAAGTGCAGCGGCAGATGCCGATCGGCCGGATCGCGGACGTGCTGCAGCGGCTCGTCGACGAACGCGTGTCGGTGCGCGATCTGCGCGGCATCTTCGAGGCGCTCGTCGAGTGGGCGCCGCGCGAGAAGGATCCCGTGATGCTCGCCGAATACGTGCGCGTCGCGCTGCGGCGGCACATCGCGACGCGCCATCGCGCCGGACAGCCGTGGATCAACTGCTGGATGATCGGCGACCGGATCGAGTCGATGGTCCGCGAATCGATCCGGCAGACGGCCGCGGGCTCGTATTCATCGCTCGCGCCCGAGCACACGCACGCGATCGTCGCGCGCCTGAAGAGCGCGCTCGCCGACGCCGACCTGCGGCGCACCGTGCTCGTCACCGCGATCGACGTGCGCCGCTTCGTTCGCAAGATGGTCGAGCGCGAGTTCGGCGAGCTGCCCGTGCTGTCGTTTCAGGAAATCGGCGACGAGGCGGAGCTGCGCGTGATCGGCACCGCCGACCTGATCGGGGAGCTCGCCGATGCGGCCGCTTGA
- a CDS encoding two component system sensor kinase: MSALWEKSLTARIMVILSCAMTAFWLLSESIGFYFRYIEAQRELRSELTWQLESIAQEESRRYEYAERQARMLMSWWSVLDERIILRPKAQASVQHAIFVPFKDAKGNRELVERAREIVEIYGHADPRNRMDTFLLLPTEGIVLFEPETMSRDDMQRKIAALSTLRTLPKLPVVHWGAAIKDSNGMIRAAAAVVDPNTGIVAGQNLRVGDFPAIAKDMGLEAPPRFALQSQTGDVFWMGADVSAKPPPAFVLPPKCDRTHWIRRGDYYVICTPLSGPNWQVAAIYPVSAVTDKAMSLLPLTTRWTFVVQLLLIAFVYVTLQRQLGQPLQHFVDIIDAQREGDLGRRLPTGRRDELGRIASAYNSLLSTVNAYYKTLESKVRERTRELAEAKRIAESASHRKSEHIASISHELRTPLNGIVGALALLNRSALQAEQRDLVRVAQQSSSYLLGIVNNVLDFSRIEAGQLELASEESDLLALLDQAMLTIHIRAQEKSLSLRTFVAADVPRRVWLDGLRVRQILINLLGNAVKFTEHGHIHLTVERRADMLAFVVEDTGKGIPDDYQLDIFKPFVQVRAHDSGNGLGLPIASRLANLMNGEILLDSRLGKGTRFTVLLPLQADERAPAPLAGTLVAPAALHMQMRVWGLQVETGDNALFPMPESGYLPGKLWDKVVLALRGEAVQEEVAPKAICPWSLKILVVDDVAVNRDIVGKMLRELGHRTRAAASGQLALKLGRSHVFDLVLMDVRMPELDGMATAKRWRHVAEGVLDPDTPIVALTANASPAEHERAKAAGMNGYLTKPVSLEQLADMINQVASTQLARGVELTPNAKSCSPLFDLNDAAMREKLHQALVDLHRQIDAAWHARDAASMLNVLHALKGCAGQGGLDLVREAAEQQERQVRSGGWMSGHDVRDLAELISIQFA, encoded by the coding sequence ATGAGCGCATTGTGGGAAAAGTCGCTGACCGCGCGGATCATGGTGATCCTGAGCTGCGCGATGACGGCCTTCTGGCTGTTGTCCGAGTCGATCGGCTTTTATTTTCGATACATCGAGGCGCAACGAGAGCTGCGCAGCGAGCTGACGTGGCAGCTCGAATCGATCGCGCAGGAGGAAAGCCGCCGCTACGAGTACGCGGAGCGCCAGGCGCGGATGCTGATGTCGTGGTGGAGCGTGCTCGACGAGCGGATCATCCTGCGCCCGAAGGCGCAGGCATCGGTGCAGCACGCGATCTTCGTGCCGTTCAAGGATGCGAAGGGCAATCGCGAGCTCGTCGAGCGCGCGCGCGAAATCGTCGAGATCTACGGACACGCGGATCCGCGCAACCGGATGGACACGTTCCTGCTGCTGCCGACGGAAGGCATCGTGCTGTTCGAGCCGGAAACGATGTCGAGGGACGACATGCAGCGCAAGATCGCCGCGTTGTCGACGCTGCGCACGCTGCCGAAGCTGCCCGTCGTCCATTGGGGCGCGGCGATCAAGGATTCGAACGGCATGATTCGCGCGGCGGCCGCCGTCGTCGATCCGAACACGGGCATCGTCGCCGGCCAGAATTTGAGAGTCGGCGATTTTCCGGCGATCGCGAAGGACATGGGCCTCGAGGCGCCGCCGCGCTTCGCGCTGCAATCGCAGACGGGCGATGTGTTCTGGATGGGCGCGGACGTGTCCGCGAAGCCGCCGCCCGCGTTCGTGCTCCCGCCCAAATGCGACCGCACGCACTGGATTCGCCGCGGCGACTATTACGTGATCTGCACGCCGCTATCCGGCCCGAACTGGCAGGTCGCGGCGATCTACCCGGTCAGCGCGGTCACCGACAAGGCGATGTCGCTGCTGCCGCTGACGACGCGCTGGACCTTCGTCGTGCAGCTCCTGCTGATCGCGTTCGTCTACGTCACGCTGCAGCGGCAGCTCGGCCAGCCGCTGCAGCACTTCGTCGACATCATCGACGCGCAGCGCGAAGGCGATCTCGGCCGCCGTCTGCCGACCGGGCGCCGCGACGAGCTGGGCCGGATCGCGAGCGCGTACAACTCGCTGCTCAGCACGGTCAACGCGTATTACAAGACGCTCGAGAGCAAGGTGCGCGAGCGCACGCGCGAGCTCGCGGAGGCGAAGCGGATCGCCGAATCGGCGAGCCACCGCAAGAGCGAGCACATCGCGAGCATCAGCCACGAGCTGCGCACGCCGCTCAACGGGATCGTCGGCGCGCTCGCGCTGTTGAACCGCAGCGCGCTGCAGGCGGAGCAGCGGGATCTCGTGCGCGTCGCGCAGCAGTCGTCGTCCTATCTGCTCGGCATCGTCAACAACGTGCTCGATTTTTCGCGCATCGAAGCCGGCCAGCTCGAACTCGCGAGCGAAGAGAGCGATCTGCTCGCGCTGCTCGACCAGGCGATGCTGACGATCCACATCCGCGCGCAGGAGAAGAGCCTCAGTCTGCGGACCTTCGTCGCGGCGGACGTGCCGCGGCGCGTGTGGCTCGACGGGCTGCGCGTGCGGCAGATCCTGATCAATCTGCTCGGCAACGCGGTGAAGTTCACCGAGCACGGGCACATCCACCTGACCGTCGAGCGCCGCGCCGACATGCTCGCATTCGTCGTCGAGGATACCGGCAAGGGCATTCCGGACGACTATCAACTGGACATCTTCAAGCCGTTCGTGCAGGTGCGCGCGCACGACAGCGGCAACGGGCTCGGCCTGCCGATCGCGTCGCGGCTCGCGAACCTGATGAACGGCGAGATCCTGCTCGACAGCCGGCTCGGCAAGGGCACGCGCTTCACCGTGCTGCTGCCGCTGCAGGCGGACGAGAGGGCGCCCGCGCCGCTCGCCGGCACGCTCGTCGCGCCGGCCGCGCTGCACATGCAGATGCGCGTGTGGGGCCTGCAGGTCGAAACGGGCGACAACGCGCTGTTTCCGATGCCCGAATCGGGCTATCTGCCGGGCAAGCTCTGGGACAAGGTCGTGCTCGCGCTGCGCGGCGAGGCCGTGCAGGAGGAGGTCGCGCCGAAGGCGATCTGCCCGTGGTCGCTGAAGATCCTCGTCGTCGACGACGTCGCGGTGAATCGCGACATCGTCGGCAAGATGCTGCGCGAGCTCGGGCATCGGACGCGCGCGGCCGCGTCGGGCCAGCTCGCGCTGAAGCTCGGACGCTCGCACGTATTCGACCTCGTGCTGATGGACGTGCGCATGCCCGAGCTCGACGGGATGGCGACCGCGAAGCGCTGGCGGCACGTTGCCGAAGGCGTGCTCGATCCGGACACGCCGATCGTCGCGCTGACGGCGAACGCATCGCCCGCCGAGCATGAGCGCGCGAAGGCGGCGGGGATGAACGGCTATCTGACAAAGCCGGTTTCGCTCGAACAGCTCGCCGACATGATCAACCAGGTCGCGTCGACGCAGCTCGCACGCGGCGTCGAGCTCACGCCGAATGCGAAGTCGTGCTCGCCGCTCTTCGACCTGAACGACGCGGCGATGCGCGAGAAGCTGCATCAGGCGCTCGTCGATCTGCACCGGCAGATCGACGCCGCGTGGCACGCGAGGGACGCCGCGTCGATGCTGAACGTGCTGCACGCGCTGAAGGGCTGCGCGGGACAGGGCGGGCTCGATCTCGTGCGCGAGGCGGCCGAGCAGCAGGAGCGTCAGGTGCGCTCGGGCGGCTGGATGAGCGGTCACGACGTGCGAGACCTGGCGGAGCTGATCTCGATTCAGTTTGCGTGA
- a CDS encoding two component system response regulator, whose product MALTHTAAPAEIRILVVEDHPLLRLGLKNLLDASPPLSVVDEVSNGLEVYAACQRLDPDIVLLDLGLPGMNGLDVIHQLRRRWPDLGILVVTAETTEHRASAALAAGANGYLLKNSSKQTLLDAIWKVWRGHTVIDPALNVDQVTTKAVPDGAVALTPRERQVLKLISEGCRNRDIAEKLTITIKTVETHRLNLMRKLDAHNAAELANWAHRLGLH is encoded by the coding sequence ATGGCTCTCACGCACACCGCCGCTCCCGCCGAGATACGCATCCTGGTCGTGGAGGACCATCCCCTGCTGCGGTTGGGCCTCAAGAACCTGCTGGACGCGTCGCCGCCGCTGTCCGTCGTCGACGAGGTCAGCAACGGCCTCGAAGTGTATGCGGCCTGCCAGCGGCTCGATCCCGACATCGTGCTGCTCGATCTCGGCCTGCCCGGCATGAACGGCCTCGACGTGATCCATCAGTTGCGGCGGCGCTGGCCGGACCTCGGCATTCTCGTCGTCACCGCCGAGACCACCGAGCATCGCGCGAGCGCGGCGCTCGCGGCCGGCGCGAACGGCTACCTGCTGAAGAACAGCTCGAAGCAGACGCTGCTCGACGCGATCTGGAAAGTGTGGCGCGGCCATACGGTGATCGACCCGGCGCTCAATGTCGATCAGGTCACGACGAAGGCCGTGCCCGACGGCGCGGTCGCGCTCACGCCGCGCGAACGCCAGGTGCTCAAGCTGATTTCGGAAGGCTGCCGCAATCGCGACATCGCGGAAAAGCTCACGATCACGATCAAGACCGTGGAGACCCATCGACTGAACCTGATGCGCAAGCTCGACGCGCACAATGCGGCGGAACTCGCCAACTGGGCGCATCGCCTCGGGCTGCACTGA
- a CDS encoding secretion protein — protein sequence MEFAHAGTRLFVEVADGRLTLSLASAVDAARRRDALMRVIARCDPLRMQGLVLRAFAAGSQLVVSCAFPRDTSVDDWLAGHRTMRRLLDAHAGDAA from the coding sequence ATGGAATTCGCTCACGCGGGCACGCGTCTTTTCGTCGAAGTCGCCGACGGGCGGCTCACGCTGTCGCTCGCGAGCGCGGTCGACGCCGCGCGCCGCCGCGACGCGCTGATGCGCGTCATCGCGCGCTGCGACCCGCTGCGCATGCAGGGCCTCGTGCTGCGCGCGTTCGCGGCGGGCAGCCAGCTCGTCGTGAGCTGCGCGTTCCCGCGCGACACGAGCGTCGACGACTGGCTCGCGGGCCACCGGACGATGCGGCGCCTCCTCGACGCGCATGCCGGAGACGCCGCATGA